The window TTGCATGGTGTGGTTATTTTATTTCCCTCTGTTAGTACATTGTTTATGTCGTTTTATAAGTGGACCGGAATGGGAAAGGCGAAATATATAGGATTAGAAAATTTTAGGAGATTATTTACCGAAGATGAAGTTTTTTGGATAGCTTTATTAAATAATATAAAATGGACTATATTTTTTCTTACTGTACCTATGATATTAGGCATTATAGTAGCTTTTTTAGTCACGAATATAAGGGGAGAAAAAGCAAAAAGCATATATAGGGTTATATTTTTTCTCCCTGTAGTTATTGCTCCTGTTGTGGTAGGAAGAATATGGGGTTGGATATATGACCCATTTTATGGTGTATTTAAGTTGTTATTTACAAAGTTAGGTTTTACCTCATTAGCGGGGTCTTGGTCCTGGTTAGGAAATCCTAAAATTGCTCTTTTTTCTGTAGCCCTTGTAGATAATTGGCATTGGTGGGGCTTTGTAATGGTTGTCTTTTTAGGGGCATGTTTAGGAATTGATCCAGTTTATTATGAAGTTGCAAAAATAGATGGTGCCAATAAATGGAAACAAATGT is drawn from Candidatus Atribacteria bacterium and contains these coding sequences:
- a CDS encoding sugar ABC transporter permease — encoded protein: MEKTKVWLFILPAFLLHGVVILFPSVSTLFMSFYKWTGMGKAKYIGLENFRRLFTEDEVFWIALLNNIKWTIFFLTVPMILGIIVAFLVTNIRGEKAKSIYRVIFFLPVVIAPVVVGRIWGWIYDPFYGVFKLLFTKLGFTSLAGSWSWLGNPKIALFSVALVDNWHWWGFVMVVFLGACLGIDPVYYEVAKIDGANKWKQMWLITVPMIAPTLAFISLMTVIWSFLAFEYVWIMTQGGPGHSTELLATWIYKKAFLTWESGYACSIAVVLFLLSSIFIMFFIYMRRKELNV